From a single Sparus aurata chromosome 13, fSpaAur1.1, whole genome shotgun sequence genomic region:
- the LOC115594491 gene encoding olfactory receptor 52N2-like — protein sequence MENQTFSDDFILLEGLKVSSQSSLPAFVFLLLIYIFAVVSNISLVTLIFTTRRLHQPMYLLFCNMSINDIFGTSIITPHILRNIFIPPSERLIDYNSCVIQAFCVHLYAGASHTILMIMAFDRYMAICKPLQYATIMTKAMVVKLSAGAWTAVVVLVVILLGLTIRLSRCRRFIFNPFCDNATLFKLSCENVLINNIYGLSYTVVMLVSSTGSLTLTYLKIAGVCLRSKNKALNSKALQTCTTHLAVYIFLLVSCFAVIILHRFPHLSDHRKVMAVLIEVTLPALNAVIYGLQIKEIKQRIITLFNNSKVT from the coding sequence ATGGAGAACCAGACTTTCAGTGATGATTTCATACTCCTGGAGGGGTTAAAAGTTTCTTCACAATCCTCCCTTCCTGCCTTCGTCTTCCTCTTGCTCATCTACATCTTTGCTGTGGTGTCAAACATTAGTCTTGTCACATTGATCTTTACCACCAGGCGCCTCCACCAGCCCATGTATTTGCTCTTCTGCAACATGAGTATTAATGACATTTTTGGGACCTCGATCATCACACCGCACATACTGAGAAACATTTTCATACCACCTTCAGAGCGATTGATTGATTATAATAGCTGTGTCATTCAGGCCTTCTGTGTTCACCTTTATGCAGGTGCCAGTCACACCATACTCATGATCATGGCCTTTGACCGCTACATGGCCATCTGCAAACCTCTTCAATATGCCACAATCATGACCAAGGCAATGGTGGTGAAGCTGTCGGCGGGAGCCTGGACAGCAGTTGTTGTGCTTGTAGTAATCCTCTTGGGTCTAACTATTCGCTTGTCGCGCTGCAGGCGATTTATATTCAACCCATTCTGTGACAATGCCACTTTGTTTAAGCTGTCCTGTGAAAACGTCCTCATCAATAACATCTACGGGCTCTCCTACACTGTGGTCATGCTGGTTTCCTCCACTGGCAGCCTAACTCTCACctacttgaaaattgctggagTGTGTCTGCGCAGTAAGAACAAGGCGCTGAACAGCAAAGCGCTGCAGACCTGCACCACCCACCTGGCCGTGTACATCTTCCTGCTGGTGTCATGTTTTGCCGTCATCATCCTGCACCGTTTCCCTCACCTGTCAGACCACAGGAAGGTTATGGCTGTCTTAATTGAAGTGACACTGCCTGCTTTGAATGCGGTTATCTACGGCCTGCAAATAAAAGAGATAAAGCAGAGGATTATTACTTTGTTTAATAACAGTAAAGTGACTTAA
- the LOC115593852 gene encoding olfactory receptor 52N2-like, with protein sequence MENQNFSDDFILLEGLKVSSQSSLPAFVFLLLIYIFAVVSNISLVTLIFTTRRLHQPMYLLFCNMSINDIFGTSIITPHILRNIFIPPSERLIDYNSCVIQAFCVHLYAAASHTILMIMAFDRYMAICKPLQYATIMTKAMVVKLSVAAWTAVVVLVVILLGLTIRLSRCRRFIFNPFCDNATLFKLSCENVLINNIYGLCYTVVLLGSSTGSLTLTYLKIAGVCLRSKNKALNSKALQTCTTHLAVYIFLLVSCFAVVILHRFPHLSDHRKVVAVLIEVTLPALNAVIYGLQIKEIKQRIITLFNNSKVTQMT encoded by the coding sequence atgGAGAACCAGAATTTCAGTGATGATTTCATACTCCTGGAGGGGTTAAAAGTTTCTTCACAATCCTCCCTTCCTGCCTTCGTCTTCCTCTTGCTCATCTACATCTTTGCTGTGGTGTCAAACATTAGTCTTGTCACATTGATCTTTACCACCAGGCGCCTCCACCAGCCCATGTATTTGCTCTTCTGCAACATGAGTATTAATGACATTTTTGGGACCTCGATCATCACACCGCACATACTGAGAAACATTTTCATACCACCTTCAGAGCGATTGATTGATTATAATAGCTGTGTCATTCAGGCCTTCTGTGTTCACCTCTATGCGGCCGCCAGTCACACCATACTCATGATCATGGCCTTTGACCGCTACATGGCCATCTGCAAACCTCTTCAATATGCCACAATCATGACCAAGGCAATGGTGGTGAAGCTGTCGGTGGCAGCCTGGACAGCAGTTGTTGTGCTTGTAGTAATCCTCTTGGGTCTAACTATTCGCTTGTCGCGCTGCAGGCGATTTATATTCAACCCATTCTGTGACAATGCCACTTTGTTTAAGCTGTCCTGTGAAAACGTCCTCATCAATAACATCTACGGGCTCTGCTACACTGTGGTCCTGCTGGGCTCCTCCACTGGCAGCCTAACTCTCACctacttgaaaattgctggagTGTGTCTGCGCAGTAAGAACAAGGCACTGAACAGCAAAGCGCTGCAGACCTGCACCACCCACCTGGCCGTGTACATCTTCCTGCTGGTGTCATGTTTTGCCGTCGTCATCCTGCACCGTTTCCCTCACCTGTCAGACCACAGGAAGGTTGTGGCTGTCTTAATTGAAGTGACACTGCCTGCTTTGAATGCGGTTATCTACGGCCTGCAAATAAAAGAGATAAAGCAGAGGATTATTACTTTGTTTAATAACAGTAAAGTGACTCAAATGACTTGA